The segment atagttttagtttaaattctataattattgttgtatttattctttatggtgtaatttttaattctaacaacaaaaaatataaaaatatgaattttaaataaaatttaaataaagttctagttaaaagaaatttgttaattttgaaaaatttacagaatttttgaggttagttttcaataaaatttttaaaatttaagaaatataacaaatttgacatttttaagtcattttcgaaaaattcgaacttaatttcgaaaattcgaacttattttcgaaattccaaaatttagtttaaagtgattttttaataatgaaaaacccgaatatgcaaaatttttaatgtcaacgcaaattttttcacatttttcgaATTtcgaacataaaattttgaaattttcgaaaaatattttaataattttgacttATTTTTCGATCACAAGtaataataaattactttttttaaaaaaaattatgaatttcaaGCATTTTTAgccatgttcgaaaattcgaacttatttTCGAAATTGCAAAATCCTActcaaaattgttgttttcgataacaaataacaataaattactttttttacgaAGAATTATTAATTTCAAGCATTTTCAgccattttcgaaaattcgaacttaatttcgaaatttcaaaaacttacgcaaaatgttttaaaaacaatgcttaatataaatattaaaaattttttaatgtgagAGTAaattttatcacatttttagcatttttagccatgttcgaaaattcgaacttaatttcgaaattgcAAAATCCCActcaaaattattgttttcgataacaaatagtaaaaaattactttttttaagaaaaattatgaatttcaaGCATTTTTAgccatgttcgaaaattcgaacttaatttcgaaatttcaaaaacttacgcaaaatgttttaaaaaccatgcttaatataaatattgaattttttttaatgtgagAGTAAATTTTATCAGATTTTtcgaatttcaaaaataaaattttgaaattttctcacatttttcaattttcgaacatagaaattttgtaatttcgaattaaaaattttaatttttaaaaagattttcaaaagttttaaatttaaatcgtaGTTTTAAAGCTGAAAAGTAAGATTTTTTAGCATTTCAGGTTATGTTCGAAAaatcgaacttaatttcgaaatttcaaaaTCATTGTCAAAATGTTGCTTTTGAGCTAAAgagtaaaactaaaaacttttttcttaagtttaacaacattttcaaacatttctCACTTTTCGAAcatagaaattttgtaatttcgaattaaaaattttcattttcaaatagattttaaaaagtttcaaactTAAATCGTAGTTTTTAAGCTAAAAACTAagatttttaagcttttaaggttatgttcgaaaattcgaacttaatttcgaaatttcaaaaTCCTTGTCAAAATGTTTCTTTTGAGCTAAAGAGTAAAacaaataacttttttctttagtttaacaacatttttacacatttttcaattttcgaacatagaaattttgtaatttcgaattaaaaattttcatttttaaaaagattttcaaaagttttaaacataaatcgtagtttttaagctaaaaactaagatttttaagcttttaaggttatgttcgaaaattcgaacttaatttcgaaatttcaaaaTCCTTGTCAAAATGTTTCTTTTGATCTGTagagtaaaacaaaaaactttttttcttaagtttaacaacattttggcacattttttcattttcgaatatggaaattttcaattcaaaattttcattttcaaaaagattttctaaagttttaaacttaaatcGTAGTTTTGatgcaaaaaaggaaaaatttttaagcattttaggttatgttcgaaaattcgaaattaaattttgaaataaaacacattttatcaacttcttttgtttttttctttgttgttgctttattatgtttatgttttgttctGGATACTTTATTGCATATTTctttatgttgaatttaattaaaattaacttaaaaattattttttaaaacaaattaaaaaaactaaattacttttaaacaaaatatacaactttGTTGTAGTAGCTTTTTTGCAATAGAGTAGAGCGAGAGAGAGGGACTGAGAGAGAAAAATGTATAAGGAATAAACATCAAATAggacattttacaataacaacatttaaacTAATGTTAACAATCATTTTCGCCTCGATTATTAGCAGTATAGGTGGCAAATAAAAGATTATAGGAGGGGAAATTGCAACATTGCATATCGGCTCTTTGCCACTGGCTATAGCTGGTCGTTTCCAATTCACGCATAGTGGCATAAGCTTCGGAAGATTTATTGGCAAAAATGGTTATAATAAATTTAGCGGGTAAAAATGTGGCCAAAACACGTTGTATCAATTCAGCATAATTGGCCATAGAAACATTCGATTCGAAGCTAACATAAGAGAATTCCTTTTCGGGTGTTATGTGTATGGTCATATATTCGCCCAGTTGGTTAATGCCATTCATCGAATAGCCACAGGGTTCGAATAGGAAATCATCTATTATCATATCGGGTAAAATCTCATTGATTTTTGACTTAACTGTCGCTTCCTTGCCATCCTGGCAGCACAGTTTAGTGAATACCTGCATTACCTGGGGATCTagattttccattaaaatttctatagtttGATCGGGTTCCGAGTGATGTTTACCCTCTATTTTGGGTAATTCTATTAGATCGCCCTTAAGCTCACGCTCCGGCTGGCTTAAGGTATACAAATACCAACAATCCTTATTGATTTGACCCAAACAATAGGTTTGGCCACCCTCAAAGATTGTATCCAAGAATTTAACTTCCTCACAGAACATGCGATGTGGCAATAGCTGTAATTCGGGGCGAGCAAAGTTCTTGCGTGAATAAAAGAAATCGGAAATTTCCACAAAACCCATTTCAGCTGCCATTTTCATTAAGGGTTTTAGGCAATTCAAGGGGGTGGTAGTGCCACAGGTTTTTAAAATCCATCTTCTTTTCGATACAAACATGCTTGATTCACTCAACACATAAGCATCCACTTCGGAATTTTTGGTAAAACTTATAATTTCACATTTTACTGCCTTCAGCTCCTCATCCCACACCTCCTTAGTTATCCTTCTCAAATCGGCCTCATCATCCATAGGAGGCTGCTTAAACCATACCTCCACCAGCTTTTCTACTCCTTCAAAATAATGTTGTGTATTCTCACCCATTGTCTGTATATAGCCGTCTGCTTTCGGTTTAGCTATATGTACGTCTATCACCAGCTACTAGTTATCTCTTAATGAAATCTTGTCTTAGAACTTCCTCTTCGACTTGGCGTTGTTGCctatacacacacacgtgttgttttcttttattattaataatttttttgtaataatctaTTATCAGCTAagctttttttgtctttttcaataatttcgtctaattttgtcaatatttttacAAGAATTTGTCATTGTTTTATTGGGGCCTCCAAGTTGTTCTTTATCTGCTAACATTTAGTTgctatatttgttattgttgttgttgtttttttcttttaagttgcAAATAGATTTGTTTTTCTGCTTGTAGGTCGTCTGCTGCGGCTGCCATCAACCGTTTTTACACAATAATTtgataagaattattttttgtttattttttttttgggggccCCAGCTGAAAACATCtgtaaattgaaaatgttgtgAAATTTTTCTTACAGCAATGTT is part of the Lucilia cuprina isolate Lc7/37 chromosome 3, ASM2204524v1, whole genome shotgun sequence genome and harbors:
- the LOC111682275 gene encoding S-adenosylmethionine decarboxylase proenzyme; amino-acid sequence: MGENTQHYFEGVEKLVEVWFKQPPMDDEADLRRITKEVWDEELKAVKCEIISFTKNSEVDAYVLSESSMFVSKRRWILKTCGTTTPLNCLKPLMKMAAEMGFVEISDFFYSRKNFARPELQLLPHRMFCEEVKFLDTIFEGGQTYCLGQINKDCWYLYTLSQPERELKGDLIELPKIEGKHHSEPDQTIEILMENLDPQVMQVFTKLCCQDGKEATVKSKINEILPDMIIDDFLFEPCGYSMNGINQLGEYMTIHITPEKEFSYVSFESNVSMANYAELIQRVLATFLPAKFIITIFANKSSEAYATMRELETTSYSQWQRADMQCCNFPSYNLLFATYTANNRGENDC